CAATGTGGGCCATGAGTGCATTTTAAAGCAGCTTGTTcgctgtagtctcgctttgctatagtccacacaacattctgaGATGgtagaaaaacattttctgctttattggcatttctttaaaccaatcacaatcgtcttgggcggcactaagctccgcagggagccacggtgcctctgcaaaatagtctcaggaaggaacttgttttgttggaacgtgtaagttcaaaagttgttttagtcgtgcaacagaaaactctgattggaaaatagtctagctagctgtctcgatttaccctgcagagatcagagAAAAgattaaccatagtcctcataaatccaccagagtttaaaatatCAACAAAAGGAAGCCAAAGGCAATGGATAtgcggcctaaatgagtgaaatccagtgAAATTTCCTTCGgtaacggagcaatcccggaagtggaacatcgaggatatagactaccctgTATATAATGTACAttaaatgtgtaaataaataCCCAGGTTTTTTTGTCTGAGCTCACCTTCTGTCACGTTTCCAGTTGAACCATCAGACGGTGGACCTGCTTCTTTCTCTGTTGCTCGTTCTGTGTATGAAAACCATGAGTTAGATAGTTAGATAGATATTTTATAATGAGTGAAGTGCTCTGTTGCAATGTTACATCTGTTTAGCAGTTGTACTTGAACTGTGAAGTACTTTAGGTTTATgacaacaaaatgaaacaagcaTTTTGAACCTGGATTTATCCAAGgtttacatttctgttctgGAAATTCAAATGAGTACATATTTATAAGACATTGCaccatttgcatatttaaacataacatttcagtaAAGTTGTAATACAAAACAGAATTGTCTTATTGTAAATAATCAACTGTGGTAGTTTTATGctgatatctgttagttaaaataTGTTCCCCATTCACCTGCAGTGTCTTCCCTTAAAATCTTGTGATGAGAAAGTTTAAATTAAGTTTACATTAATGCATAAATCATTATATTTCATCTCACCtctgacagtgagccagcactCTGGTGATGCCCAGACTTCACATGTAGAGGCCTTCATCAGCCTTGGACACTGCAGGGATGGTCATCTGCCCCGTGGAGATCTGTCCTTCAGGAAGATGCTGGCCCGCAGGTTGGAAGAGTTGCTTTGAGTGGTGCAGCGCAGAGTCACAGATTCTCATTCCATCACAGGAAACACAGGACTCTGCAAGAGAAAGGGTTGAAGAATTGAAGAAAGAAGCCTCCACTgaatgttagggttaggggttagtaCCCTATGTAGCCTTTGCAGCCTTTAAGAGAAAAGTATAAGCCACCATAAGTTTGCTGAGAGGGTCCATTTGCAGATTATAACTTTGaacaccagagggcagtgttgTGACCTTTTCCTGTTAAACTAAGCCAAGTGCATCTTggtctttcttttttgttgttttttgttcaaCAACCTGAACAATATCagctaaaaaaatatttacaaaagcAAAGCATGTAAtggttttattgtgaagcagtcaCTGGAGATGCAATGTGTTTGTCACTGTGATtgacatttgattaaaaaaagaattatgaTGTGTTTGGTATTTAACCCCACGAGCTACATGGTTCATCCTGCCTCCAGTGATGAACTAACGGGTGACGGTGATGTTGGCAGCTGGACTCGTCTCTCCAGATGTGGACTCACACCAGTACTCCCCACTGTTCCACTAGTAGACTTCGTTGATGATGCAGGTTGACACCTGCAGAAAGCCCTAGTCACGTCCGCACTCTGAAACTCCTCGGCCTGTTTTGGCCTTTACGCTCCATCCAGAGGATTTCCTGTTCAGCTCAGAGAGAAAGACTCCTACTTAAAGAAGTGAGATCTGTTGGGAGAGACTTTGAGAAAGGCTgcagagaaagacaaaaaaacaaactacttaGTTCCTATTTTTAACCCTAAATCAATTTGTTCAGTATGATTACCAGAGATCAATTAATATGTCCATTAACTAAATCCCTTTAACCACCTTCATTTAAAGAGAACACAttatcaaaataaatacatttaaggGCTATGACttcccatttattttacacttagTTTAGAAATAATTGACAAATCCATTAATTATCAGAACTATGTAAAATTGCAAAATAACATTCATAAATATCCGTTACTGAAGGACCTTCCTTTTCAGTTAAGGTGCGAATTCAGCGGTTCAAACTAAATGTGAGATAAATTAATCAATTGTAACATATAAAAGGTTTTAGGGGTTTTTAAGGGTTAAAAATGCCATCCCTGAAGTCTTTTTGGTATAAATTGTGGGATGGCTTTCATGTTATTGGGTCATTTTAAGGTTTTTCTTAGGGCCCTTAAATGGTGCAGATGATCCGTTAAAAATAACTTATATCACAGTCCACTGTTTAACACattaatcatcatcattaaTCTTTGCTCCCTGATTTGCTACTACTGGTGGCTGAGCTGAATAATATAGCTTGACGCGTGCAGTTGTATAGATGAGGAGTAGAAGTTGATCCAGTCGGTCCAATGACCATTTATTGTTATTGATGTAGATAGAATGTTACAAAAAACTTGaggtaaaataaaacaaacaactaaACTAAAGCAGTCTGTTATATGGTAGCAAACGGCTTGTCACGTCATGGCACCACACGGCACACCACCACACGGTCAAAAGACTGTTCCCTCACAGGCCACGCCCAGATGCTGTGGCTTCCTGTCTTTAAGGCCTTTCCCCTTGGGCTCCACCTTCAGCCTCCCAACCGTCCTTTAGGTGGGGGTAGACAGACCTGTGGCCATATATATACTCACtcattcatccattcacacacacacacacacacacacacacacacacactactattcaCAAGAAAGAAACATGAAATCAACCCAAAGTTCAATTTGGCTCCTACACTTAATtacgtgaaaaaaaaaaacataaggaatTTAGTTTCCCAGTAATCAAAAACTGTCTGTAAAACAGAGTTCTTAGGTACACGAGGTAAGCACCACAAAGAGTAAGTAACACACTATATAGTTTAAATGTTAGAATgtaaatgttctttttctgAAGACGAGTATTAATTCTCCACTAGAACTTCTGTATTACAAATACATTTGGTTAATATCAACCTTTTAAGATAGACTGTAACAAGTATATTATTAAAGTAAAGGCAAGTTGTTTCTCACAGTGTAAGGAGGAAACCTGTGAACTCCATCCTGTCTCGATGCTGTCTGACCGTCAAACCATATAAAGAGGTTATGATCGTTAATAATACCTGACGTGTGACGTGTGTGTGGTATAGACATGACTCTCTCTGTGTGAGAGCGTGAGCCTTGAACCACAAAGAAACTGTTATTTCCATCTCAGTGCAAGAAAACACATTCTATATTAGTAATCGAATAGATCACCAGGTTTAATCCTTTTTTATCTCAGAATCAAAGTTTCATCTGCAACAATTGTTCATCAGTGGTCGTACAGCTTTGCCACACAGTGTTTGTATATTAAGATATGAAGAACAACCACATTGACCGActtcccagagtctacgtcgaccgACCACCCAGAGTGTTCGATTACTGGCGTCCCAGtgactttgccggtctccggcgccccAGAGACTGTGCCGTTCCCCGGCGCCCCAGAGCCTGTGCCGTTCCCCAGCACCCCAGAGACTGTGCCGGTGcccggcgtcccagagacttCGCCGATGCCCGGCGTCCCAGGGACTCCTgccccccgtgttttgtcggcgGTCTGTCTGACTCCTGCCCCCCATGTTTTGTCGGCAGTctggccgactcctgctccacGTGTTTTGCGGTCCTGTCCGTCCTCCAGAAAGTCTTCGCTGACATAATGGCAACGAGATGGGTTTTTTCTTCGCCatcggccgccagagggatttcGCCTTCTCCGCCGGCCGCCAGAGAGTATTCGCTGTCGTGCTCGGCTGCCTGAGGGGTTTAGTTTTCGCCGCCAGAGCATCTTCGCCTTTCGGTTTGGCCGCCAGACGGGTTCCACCTTCGTCGCCGGCCGCCAGAGGTGTTCCGCCTTCGCTGCTGCCCGCAGCCCTAGGGTCCCCGAGTTCCACTGTCCTCAGTTCCCCGATCCCTGACTTCCACTGTCCTCAGTTCCCCGATGCCCGAGTTCCACGGTCCTCAGTTCCCGAGCCCTGCTGTAGTCATAACTATTTCTGTCCTCCCTTAGCCCTCTTTGAGTTTGTTTTTGACTTTGCTCGACTAAAATGTTCAAAGTTGTACTGTTAGATACTTAACCAAAGCATGTCTGTACCAGATTTCAAGACTTAATACCAATCAGAACAAATGTGTAATTTTTCATTATCATACTAAATACAGTCTTTGAGGGTTACTATATTAGTGTTGACTATAGCTCTGAGGACAGCAGTGTCTGATGGCAGCTGTGATGCTGGACCAGCTTTTTCTACTTATGTTTAAGGTTAGCCACCTGTCTTTGATCTCTAGCATTCCCACTTTTTTTTAGGTTTAcaccagtattattattatctgcACTATAGCAGTTCAGCCTCACATAGATATTTCTAGATAAACATTATAAAGCCAGAAATAATGCAGACAGGAAGGGGAGGTTCTGATGTACATCATGTGTTGGTTGTATTTCAGTCTGTTGCTCAGACAGTCAGCAGGAAGACAGCATGGAGGTCACAGCTCTCTGCATGAGACTGTGTGAGTACTGAAACTTTGTATCACTATTTTACTTATCTTTTCTTTTAGCCAGTGGACAAATATCTGTTTTATTTGACAAACCACTCTCTTCATGTGTCTCTCCAGGGATGGACATGTTGGTCATGCTGCTTGTAAGAGTTGACCACAGTTACTTTGCTCAGAAAGCTAGTAAGTTGGATTTAAATAAGTAGATGGATACGCAGTTTGAACACTCAGTTTGTGCTTAGCTGTGTGATATTCTGAATAATTGTATTATCGTTGTTTCTTTATTAACTGCTGAAATGTGTCTTGTTTATGCCTTAGCAACAAAGAGACCAAGAAAGATGAAATATGTTATCAATGTAGACATTGTAACCACAGTACTCTGAACACAAGCAGACCTTGACCAAGTTACCCTGCTGCTCTACTAATGTAAagatttgtcttgttttttgtaAATGGTAGTCTAGACCAGCTCTATAtgaaaagtgtcctgagataacttgaatatttgatttgattgcTCACTTTATGTGTGTCCGTCTCAGATGCAGCTTTTCCTCGTGTTCTTCCAGACAGACTGCAGTTTTTTGAATATGAGAATGTCAGTGTGATCTGTCAAGAGTTAGGTGGTTTGACTGAATGGCGAGTAATGAGGAGGCTCAATGAAAGAAGTCCAACAGATTCTTACATCTGGCAGTCATCAGCACCATCCTGCACCATTCATCTCACCTTTAAACGTCACAGTGGAGAGTACTGGTGTGAAGATGAAGAGGGGAACAGACGCAATGCTATCAACATCACCATCAATGGTATGTTTAGCAAATAATCAAGAGTTTTGGTTTATTTGACGCAGTGAGACAGTAAACTCAATTtagcattttgaaaaatgttctACTGTACAACAAAGGAACATTTTATTGCAAGTCAAGAGACATATTTAGGACAATAGTATGAAGAATTAGATATGTGCCATCTTGGCTGCTAACTTTCTTTGCCACCTAAAAAATGATGTGTCTACTTTTTATAATACAGTTTCAAAGTGTGATGTCTGCTACACTTGAAGTAGAAGGCGGCTATGTAGACAAATGGTTTGTGTAAAGAGCCGTCCTCAAATTTCTGGGCTGCCAGAAATCGAACTGATCGTTTGAGAGCCAGTTTATGGATCAGATAAAGCGAAGAATCCAGCGTTGTGACCTCACACTGCACATCAGATAACTGTTCACGTAGAAATTAGTCTGATTCTAAAATTAGTTGGGGAAGACCAATTTGGGGCTAAAGTAGGGCTTCATCTGTACAGTGTCTGCACGGCTTAAGAGACTCATGGTCATAAAACATTCTTTAGCACTTAACTAACTTTCTATAGGCTAAAGACTGGCGTTGCACTAAAGGAGGTGAAGAAAGACGTACACTTGAAATTCAAatgacatttttacttttaatttgaaGAATTGTATATTGACTTCAGAAAAACATCACTTCTAAGTCAAATACAGTATTTATTGTGTAGGACGGCTGAAGTACAGTCATATGAACTAAAACAACAAAGTTCACAGGGTAAAACTACAATGTAGAAACATAAATTCAAGTTAAGCAATAAACAATAATGCATCCATCCCACATTGCACACATACcatatttaaaatgaaacagAGTAAATAGCAATTTCATTTCCCTtagtttgatttatttatttccctatTAATCATTTCCTGATTGAAAAGAACTGTACAAATTAAGGGTTACTGTTCCTTTCAACAATATAATTTCATTCATGCCAAATACAGGAATGGTCCCTTTCTTCCCTGTTCAGAGACTGGTTGTTTTCTACTAAACATACATGTTCAAcataaaatctgtttttatcACACTGACCAGCTGGTTCTGTGATCCTGGAAGTTCCTGCCAGTCCTGTTATGGAGGGAGACAACGTGAGTCTTTATTGTAGAAAGAAGGATACTCAGTCAAATCACATAGCTGATTTCTACAAAGATGGATCCACACTCGGGACCTGGTATTCAAACTACATGACCATCCAAAATGTTTCCAAGTCTGATGAAGGACTCTACAAGTGCAGCATCTCTGGAGCTGGGGAATCACCACAGAGTTGGCTGactgttttaaaagtaaaaggtgatgaaggcatgtttaATAACTCCATTCCAGCAGCCGACGAAGAGACCCGTCCTTCCAGTCACCCCCCTAATCTGCCCTCCCTGCTCTGGATTGTTGTGTTGGTGGCTCTGATGCTGTTGGTGATGGGACTTCTTCTCTGTAGGAAACACAGAGGTACAGCAACACTGTCTCCCAGAAATTACATGTACATATTTAATTCAGTAAATGACTTGATTGATTCACGTCTCTCGTCTCTGCTTTTTTTtacctcctctgctcttcattcTGTACACGTTCCTGTTCTTTTCTAGTTTTTCTATCAATGGCATTTGGTCTTTTCTGTCCTCCAGTATTGGGCTGTTTGTCATCTGGGAAACCAATACCAGGATTGCACTCACCTGCAGATCCTACAGGTGAGAAAAAGCCAAGACGTAACATGGCAAACATCATATGCAACATGTTAACATATTAACACATTGACTGCATGTTACCAAACTCCCTTTACAGTCTCATAGCATGTAATATGTTATCTGGTGTATTTGAGCAATTTGTGTTCATTAATACCTGTGCAACTTGTTGCTGATATGTTAATCCATTTTGTGCTGTATCACTTTACTGGCACTTTCTTTTAGAGAACAATGAAGCCTCTGGAATTTAAATTTAGTCTTGTAAGGTTAGGTCAGATTTTTTAAGTGGGATTACTGTACACCAATGCCCACCTGTCTTTGCTACATAGCTTATATactatgctatgctatgctatatTCTGCGTATTGATGAAATATTGTATGCCCATTATTAAGTTTTTCAGGTAAAATACAGCATAAATGTCTGTTTTCCTTTTACAGATTCAGGAGAGGACAATATCGCTGATCCACATGCAACATATGATGtcaaaaaacaaagaagagaGAAAGGTACGTTATATTGCTTCTACTTCCAagtttgtgcaaatgtttttgttttaattacgTCATATTTTAAGTGATATGATGCCATAGGTGCAGAATACATTTACCCCCTTTAATTATGATTAAACAGCTCATCAATGGAAACAGCTGTGAGAAAGTGTCTGTTTCTTTCAGTGTCTGATGGTGACAATGCAGGTGATCCGGACCTTATGACATatgctgtttttaaaaaacaaagtaaGAAGAAAGGTAGTTTATATTTGCTTTTACCAGCCGCTAACATTCTCTTTGCAACATAAATGTCACTAGTGTTAAGAGGTgatacatttaaaactgcaataCTAGACCTACATATTTTTAGATATCTGTCTGCACACACAACATTTCCTTTCAAATAGGTACTAAATGGTTTCAGGTGATAATTTGATTCTTTCAGTTATAAACCACACGCGAAAACCACCAACTGAAACAAAGGGCCCCTCAGTAGCTTTAATATAGTTGTCTGCAGTACAAGAGGCTCTGAGGTTTTACACTATAAGATGGAAAGTTTTAAATAAAATCCATTGAATGACTAACAGCTGTATATAACGTCTGCAACATGCAGTTTTCTTTGACCTTTAAGGGAGACAGAATACTTTATAATCTGAAACAATCCGCATCAAAACACAACAATGCTTTATAAAATGTTGGAGCATAATGAAAATCCCAAAGTGAATGACATTTTAAAGCTCTCCAAACAATCTTACAGTAAATTCTGTATCACGTCGTATTTGTTCTCCCAAACAGAGCCGGACGGGTCCGGAGCAGGTTCCAAGCGACGTCTAACAGACGAGAGTGTCTTCTATTCTTCAGTCTACTACAGGTAAGGCTGACGATGATAcagagggccagatgtactaacgcttttgcgccctacttcaggcgtatt
The sequence above is drawn from the Sander lucioperca isolate FBNREF2018 chromosome 17, SLUC_FBN_1.2, whole genome shotgun sequence genome and encodes:
- the LOC116052095 gene encoding uncharacterized protein LOC116052095, with product MEVTALCMRLWMDMLVMLLVRVDHSYFAQKANAAFPRVLPDRLQFFEYENVSVICQELGGLTEWRVMRRLNERSPTDSYIWQSSAPSCTIHLTFKRHSGEYWCEDEEGNRRNAINITINAGSVILEVPASPVMEGDNVSLYCRKKDTQSNHIADFYKDGSTLGTWYSNYMTIQNVSKSDEGLYKCSISGAGESPQSWLTVLKVKGDEGMFNNSIPAADEETRPSSHPPNLPSLLWIVVLVALMLLVMGLLLCRKHRVFLSMAFGLFCPPVLGCLSSGKPIPGLHSPADPTDSGEDNIADPHATYDVKKQRREKVSDGDNAGDPDLMTYAVFKKQSKKKEPDGSGAGSKRRLTDESVFYSSVYYRPHTPN